The following DNA comes from Poecilia reticulata strain Guanapo linkage group LG5, Guppy_female_1.0+MT, whole genome shotgun sequence.
attaataaaatattttaatttagaatattacatcCAGAAATATATATAAGAAGTATCCTTAATATATGCTGAAAGACTATTTTCAAAAGGTATGTGTCACAGCCCATATACTAGTTTGATGAATATGACTGTAATCAAATTATAGTAGCATGCCACTCATTGTCTGTCCAGctatttgtaaaacatgttttaagctAAGATTTCCCATTAAACCATCAAAAAgctacaaataattaaaactgcCTGTTAGGGTTTTAACAGGCAGTGATAAATGGCCCCCAAAGCACTTTTTACTACATTCAGTCACACCCATTGTCGCTCAATCGCGACAATTTTTTTTAGTGATCATGTAGCAGACCTTAGTTCATCAAAACCATCTGGCTCTGGCTTCCCAGGGGATCCACCACTCTGTGTTTCTAAGGTCTGAAACCAGAGTCCAGAGAATTTGTTTACACGTTTTCCTCCAGAATGCGTCTGGACCCGGGCACTGAAAAACAGGACGGTACCTGTTCGGATcactaaaatttaaaatttacaaaaaacaagaatacaaACATCTGAAATCAAATGTCAGGGCCATCCTCTCTCTACAGGAATCTCAGTCTCAAGAACTATCTGCCACCAAGTCACTTAAAATGTTGtctaaaaaacatctgtttagagttgcttttgaaatattgcttttgaaacatccatccatccgtccgtccgtccgtccgtccgtccgtccgtccatccatccatccatccatccatccattttcttgaacCCTTGTCCCTcaatggggttgggagggttgctggtgcccatctccagctggcgtaccaggcgagaggcggggtcaccctggacaggtcaccagtctgtcacagggcaacacagagacacacaggacacacaaccatgcacacacacacacacctaggggcaatttggagaagccaattaacctgacagtcatgtatttgggctgtgggaggaaaccggagtacccggagaaacttttgaaatatttatttatatatatgtatatgtgtgcatgtgtgtgtgttgtgtgtgtgcgtgtgtgtgcgcgtgtgtatgtgtgtgtgtttgggtgtgcgtgtgtgcgtgcgtgcgtgcgcgcgcgcgcgcgcgtacgtgtgcgtgtgtgcgtgtgcatgcgtgtgcgtgcgtgtgtgtaaaaTGCCTTATTTCATATATGatttagtgaaaataaaaagtagatgATGTAAATATATACAGTAATAAATAACAGGATGAGAAAACTTGAAACTGATATTATCATTGTTTTAACATGGAGTCACCTCATTATTCCAATCACATTTTCCGGCTCAACACCAAACACTCCTGCCTTTATATAAGGCAACTTCTTTTTGTCTGCGTCTCACTCGAGGTCAGGTAAGTATAGATGAGGTTAGATGTAGGAGCTGAGTTTCCTGTTTACATCTTAAAGAATTTGTATTTTACATCAAAAcctaatgttttaattaaaccagTTTGTCAccctttaattattattttttttttttgctttcgttttttatatatttttgccaTGTTGTGATTAGTGTATAGAAATCATAGAAAAATCTGTTTAGCTCTGTTTTAACACATGGAAATTTTATCATCTATTTTTGAAGCTTAAGAAAACTGTCTTTAGTGACAAATACAGAATGCAAATATTAtagaagtttttgtgttttgaacatGTTTAAGATATTTTGAATGCACTTTTATCAACATTTAACTGTCATCTTTCTTTTACTTAGTTTCTCTCTGATGTTACAGTGAAGCATGAGCTCATTACTGAGTCTCACAAACAACACGACTTCCCCTTATCAGGTGTGTTGACAGAGCATAGCACTGAAATATAACATgccaaacatttttccaaagaatTAAAAGGGGCGCttattctcatttatttatttatttatttatttatttatttatttatttatttataaggaAAGATTTGGGAAAAGATCAGGAGTCACACAGAATGTGTTAAGAAAGACTGAGACATTTTAGTggtgcttgtttttgttgttttgaaaaccaAACACCTGCACATCCAGGTTTATAGGAAGCtttatttttcctgtaattTTGCTAATCATTTGGTACAGTCTCCGAAGCTTGCGAGATGACAGATAATGATATTAAACGTGACAAGTTTGCATAATCTCTGTAATTAATGTTTCttgtttcctcctttttctgATCAGTCTGTGCTATACAGAGATACTTTCACCATGGCCTTSGTGAAGAACCTGATTGTTGTGCTGGTCTGGCTTGTCCTCACGTATATTAACTGCACCTTGGCTGCCACGTTTTTTAGACATCAGGTACTCACATCCACAGCTCAAAACAAtatactatttttttatttttatttaattgtatttgcAGAATATCTTTAACATATTTGTCTATAGGTTTCAGACAGGACGAAAAATATGATGTTATGAAACCtgtgaaatataaattttagatttattttactgtctAAAAGTCTAAAACATAACATTGTAGTTCAGGCTGTATGTCGGgggtcatttcttttttctactaAAATCTCTGACAAGTTTCTCTGTTRCTGAAAAGGAAACCAAAATGTGTAAGTGGTTTCTGTACACATTTTGGTGTGTAAGGAAACACACCAAAATACATGTGTGAAGCACAACTTTCTATTGTttatttgtcaaacatttttttaagctgaTCAAATAGATGGTTGACGATTTACAGATTCAAATAAATTctactcattttctttttccaggatGTTGATGTTGATGTTTGGTCATGGTTAGTTCATGATTCATGTTACACTTAGTCTAATTTTAGTGTAATCCTAGATGATCTGCtaatacataaatacaaatttaagcCTCCGTCTTGTTTATCTTCCAACAGACTTTCTATGAAGATCCTCGTTACATCCTCTTCATCCACATGGTGATCAATGACGGCATTCAGCTCACTGTGACCTTCACGCTTTTCATCCTCAGCTACATTTTCTACAAGATCAACGTGTcgttctgctgcttcttcatcCTGGTGGCGGTCTTCACCACCAGAAACACCCCARTCAACTTGGCCGGGATGGCCATAGAGCGCTACATTGCCATTTGCAAACCTTTGCGTTACTYTCAAATCTGCACAGTGAGGAGGACTTACGCAGTCATCGGACTGATTTGGTTTATATGTGTGGCCCCAGATATAACTGATCTGTTTGTGTCTCTGGCAACTGAGCCATTGAGCTTTTTCCAACACAACTCTGTGTTCTGTTTGCGGGAGAACGTGTTCAAAGATCCAATCCTGGCTCAGAAAAGGAAAGCCtttgatattatttatttttYatgtgtttttcttactttggYCTTTACCTACCTGAAGATCCTGTTTGCAGCCAGGGCGCTCTCCACAGCTGACACCTCAGCCCAGAAAGCCAGAAACACCATCCTCCTTCACGGTGTCCAGCTGGCCATGTGCCTGCTCTCCTACATCTCTCCAAGCGTGGAGATTGCTCTACACATCATCTTCCCGGGTCGAAGCCTCGAAATCAGATTTGCAAACTACCTGATTGTTTATATCCTACCTCGGTTCCTGAGCCCGATAATTTATGGTGCCAGAGACAAGAAGTTCAAGAAGTATCTCAGGATGGACGCGCTGAGATGCAGCTGCAAGTATAAAGGAAAGTCAGTGGTTCCACTGAACAAAgacagaatgtgaaaatatatagatattttttttacaatagcATAAATACATGTTTGCATTATGGACTTTTGATTATTCTTGCCAAAACTAAAAATTTCAttgaactaaaaataataaatatttacaatttaagttttgaaaaattataGTTAATTCTTTTTACAGAGATTCAATTTCAATAATATAACACACTTTAGTAAAATATKACATATATTGCTGAWACCWGAACTTTATAGATACTGTATTAAGAGATAAATATAATTTCTCTAACTGcctaaatcagatttttgtttttattgttgttttaggTTAAATAGGACGACCAAAGATATTTATATTTGCATAATGCTGCAATAATGAAAcaactttacatgtttttttcagtgtcttTACATCATTTATAGGATTTTTCATAAACACAGTGGGAATGTTCAGCCTTCACACTGTTCAGGAAAgagccacacacaaacaaactgaatattCATGAAATGATCAAAGAAAAGAGTGGGTTAAAAAcgaaacattgttttttttcaaagaaggaTGTTCTTTGAAAAACATCCTTCTTTTTTCAAAGGACAGATCAGATATAAAACATCTGTGGCCCCAGATCTGTTTCATGTGGGCCTACACATGTTTTAAGCAAAATTGTGAGAATTTTAAGATGTATGTTTAACCCTCTGCATTCAATGCATGTTAGTTACTGTGtcaatgaaattaaattctTAATTCATCGTGTTTGATGCTGCAATTATTGTAAAACACTTTGGTCCAGCTGAAGTTGTTGTAAATGTgatgtataaataaactttaacttgaCTTGACCGCAGTGTGGCATGAAGGCGATCAGCCTGTGATTCTGCTGAGGTCCGGCCTTCAGGTCACCTGCATCGTTGGCTGTGATGTCTCTCATCCTCCTCTTGGTGATAAAATATCCCATAAACTCTCTGTGGTGTTCTGGTCAGGCAGGTTTTCTATTTTGGAAAGYTGAACTGtttaaacacaaaccaaacCATGTTGTGTCTtattcctgattttttttttaatggctcaGAAAGCAAAATGTGTCCACATGCTCATTACAGCGTAACCTATTACATCATAGCCTCCGTCCAACCCATATACCTGATTCACACTCAGAGACCAAAGCACTGCCAGGTTCTTTATAAATGGGCAAGAAGAAGTTTCTGCATCTCATGAAGTCAGTTTATGATCTGTGAGTAAATGACTTTATGTTTCAATAAATTGCATTAGGATTCAGCTGACATTATCATTTGATTATCTGTCATATCTTAAAGTTTGCTATACTTGTCTTGTGAATTTAATGAATTTGACAAGAAAACATTGACTAGAAAACTTTCCAGTCAAGGTAATTTAAGAGTAGAACCTTTTATTAATTGTGTGAAAATTTGTAAAACATCCTGAgtatttcatgtttgttttgtgtagcTCTAGCCCTAGTACTAGAACACAGTTAtatattcagatgttttatgtgttttctaatACAGCTCTTTTATGGAGTCTTCAATATGAATTATAGAAGCCTCTAAACAAGGTGGGCATCTGAACAAAATCTATCCAATAGGTCTTGTCAGTAAATcttatgtatttgtattcaggtgttttataaaacagctcaataataatttttgtaCGACAGCATTATTTATAACaagattagttaaaaaaaaatgatttagttgAATTCTAATTACTATTAAAACATGTACTTGTAATACACCAGCAATCATCCCATGtgcatctttattattttaattaaatagagCAAGAGTCAAAAAACTAAACACCAGATTGAATCTCTGTGCTTCTTTAGACAGAGTGGAGGAGAAGGTGGCGATgaattcctcctcctcctccgtgcAGCTGGCTCTTCTCTTGAGTAACAGCACATCGACAGAGACAGGGCTCAGTGTGGATCTACCTAAAGAGAGTTTCTCCGATGCTCTAGCTAAAAACATTGTTGCCGTTATGGTGTGGCTGGCcctcagtgtcatcaacagcaGCATGGTGTACACCTTTCTACAACACAGGTATGGATGtttaagcactttgaattgccttgttgctgaaaatgtgctttgaaaataaaatgaccttaccttaGTTAGACAGAATTACAGACACAAAGTACTGTCATGTTATGCAGTGTTTTACTATGATTGTActgcagatgaagaaaaaatatggaaaaactaaatacaaatgaACGGCTTGTTCAGTTCACCTGTTAACTTTCCACAAAGACAGGACGTTGATTATCACACAAGTATTTGCTGTAGCCATTATATTTTCTAACTAACATGGACATGAGTGTCCATTTCTCTCTCAGCTCATTTCCTTTGACCTTAGTGTCTTTTATGAGAACTCCCGGTACATCATGTTCATCTGCATGGTGGTCAACGATGCACTGCAGCTTACGCTGGTAACAACTCTTTATGTGGTCAGCTACGTCTTCAGGAAGATCCACGTCTCCATCTGTTGTCTTCTGGTAAATTCTGGCAACTTTTTATCACCTCTGCTGCATAGAACCTTGTCTAAAATAAGACAGTAAGCTTAAatactcagtttttttttcttttcttcacataagcaaaaatatatatttaagataAGTGGatggacataaaaacaaaaagtgaaaagaaggCAGCAAAAATAAGACAATTCAGTGCACAAAACTTCATTGTGGTATTGCTGGAATTCAATGTAGTCATTAAATAATAGCCAAGAGGGTCAATACACAAATCAAGACCAcaagacaaaatgcaaaaaacactCACAAAGTTTGTCTTAATTGTTAAAGTGGCCTTTAATGTGAACCAAGGAATATCTAGTTTTAAAATCTGCAGCATGTTTGTAGCCAAAATCAACAATGTAAACCATTAGTActtttatattacatttctaACCACAGCTACAACATTTGCACCCTCTCAGATAATGACGGCAGTCTTCACCACCCGCTCCACCCCTCTCATCTTGGCCGGGATGGCGGTAGAGCGCTTCATCGCCATCTGCTTGCCGCTGCACTACAGCCACATGTGCACAGTGTCCCGCACCATCTTCCTCATCGGTgtcatcctcatcctcactgCCACCCCTCCGATCACTGACCTCCTCATCACCATGATCAAGGAGCCTCCAAAGTTCTTCCACAGGGCCATTTTTTGTGACCACTCCTTTCTCTTCTCTGATCCTTCCATCTATTACAAGAACTGTGTGTTTGATGGGGTGTACCTCTCCTTCGTRGCGCTCACGCTGCTCTACACCTACTGTAAGATCATGCTGACAGCGCAGGCTGCCTCCACCAGCCTGGCATCAGTGAGGAGAGCCAGGAACACTGTGCTGCTTCACGGAGTGCAGGTGATGTTTCAGCGTCACTGTTATACCTGCCATTCatctgcaataaaaacagacgTTGTTTGAATATCTATGATATACAAATACACAAACTTCAAtacatttcaattttttattagtaaataaTCACAGCCATTTCAGCCATCACAGACCAATCTTCTCCATGTAGATGCTTTCAAGATAAGCATCTatttacttcaaatatattaaaaataacagtcaGTGAACATTGCCTAGTATTTTTTAGGTCATTACCTTTTATaacaatgttgaaaaaaatctaaaagttacCCAAGTGATGCAAAAAGTCTTTATGATTTAGGTATATCTGAGAGTAACTAATTTGATTG
Coding sequences within:
- the LOC103464852 gene encoding olfactory receptor 13J1-like, with the translated sequence MSSLLSLTNNTTSPYQSVLYRDTFTMAXVKNLIVVLVWLVLTYINCTLAATFFRHQTFYEDPRYILFIHMVINDGIQLTVTFTLFILSYIFYKINVSFCCFFILVAVFTTRNTPXNLAGMAIERYIAICKPLRYXQICTVRRTYAVIGLIWFICVAPDITDLFVSLATEPLSFFQHNSVFCLRENVFKDPILAQKRKAFDIIYFXCVFLTLXFTYLKILFAARALSTADTSAQKARNTILLHGVQLAMCLLSYISPSVEIALHIIFPGRSLEIRFANYLIVYILPRFLSPIIYGARDKKFKKYLRMDALRCSCKYKGKSVVPLNKDRM
- the LOC103464853 gene encoding olfactory receptor 52E4-like: MNSSSSSVQLALLLSNSTSTETGLSVDLPKESFSDALAKNIVAVMVWLALSVINSSMVYTFLQHSVFYENSRYIMFICMVVNDALQLTLVTTLYVVSYVFRKIHVSICCLLIMTAVFTTRSTPLILAGMAVERFIAICLPLHYSHMCTVSRTIFLIGVILILTATPPITDLLITMIKEPPKFFHRAIFCDHSFLFSDPSIYYKNCVFDGVYLSFVALTLLYTYCKIMLTAQAASTSLASVRRARNTVLLHGVQLLLCMLAFVVPSLQAALISLFPQLVLEIRYIFFLLVYIIPRFMSPVIYGFRDELFRKYWTRYLSWPRQRVGGIRPGALKDAI